The genomic stretch CCTGCtagaacctgggagacctttgctactctatctatccaTATTAGATGGGGatttcagatgtgttttgggacaacatgacgagaggggaagaaaggagcaagccatatattacttgagtaagaagttcacaccttacgaagcacagTATTCTCTGCTaaaacgcacttgttgtgctttgacatggacagCTAAAAAATTGAGGCATTGCCtacaccacatacctcatatccaggatggaccctctgaagtacatctttcagaagcccatgccaaccggaaagttagccaagtggccgatattgttaagtgagttcgacattatctatgtaactcagaaggcagtcaaaggacaagcattgataGACCATCTTGAAAATCCTGTGGAAGAGAATACAAAccactaaaaatgtattttcttgatgaagtatcattcataggaaAGGACATTGCTGAAGCCCACTACGgatggagaatgttcttcgatggggctgcaaacttcacaggagtgggtattggagcaGTCTTGGTATCAGAGACAGGTCAACATTATTCGGTATCCGCAAAGCTTAGGtttccgtgcaccaacaatatggcaaaatatgaggcttgcatcatggggctcaatttggccatcaATATGAATATACGAGAGTTGCTGGTAATTAgcgattcggatcttctggtacatcaggttcaaggagaatgggctacgaaaAACACCAAGATACTGCCATATTTGTATCATGTGCAGGAATTaatgaagaggttcacaaagatagagttcaaacatgtgcccagaattcaaaatgaatTTGCAGACGcactggccaccttgtcatcaatgatacaacatccagataagacatttcatcgatcccatcctgatgagaatccataatcaaccggcttactatgctcatgttgaagaagaaacagatggaaaaccttggttccacgacatcaaagaatacttggcaaaaggagaatacccagaacagGCAAACCATACTCTGAAATGCACACTACGGAAGCTATCCAATCACTTATTCCAAAGCGGAGGgaccctgtatagaagaactcttgatctggggttgttaaggtgtgttgacgcaaatgAGGCTTCCTGAttgcttgaggagatacatgctgaaatttgcggaccacatatgaacggtttcgttctagccaaaaagatacttagagctggatatttttggatgaccatggaaacggatTGCATCAAGTATGTCCAGAAATACAACCAATGTcaggtacatgcagacatgataaaggtaccaccaaatgatctcaatgcaacaagtgcaccttggtcTTTTTATAGCCTGGGGAATAgatgtcatcggtccgattgagcccaccgCTTCTAACGGGCAtcggttcattttagtggctatCGACTATTTCACAAAAATGGGTAGAGgatgcatcttacaaagctgtaaccaagaaagtcgtcgcagatttcgttaaggatcgtattgtttgtcgattcggggtcCCCGAATCCATTATCACTAATAATGCCACCAATATCAACactgacctgatgaaagccatgggtgaaaccttcaaaatcaagcatgaATACTCTACAgcatacaggcctcaaatgaatggagctgtggaagctgccaacaaaaacatcaagaagatactgaggaagatggtagaaaaccacaaataatggcacgagaagttacccttttccctattggggtaccgcactactaTTCGCACATCAACTAGGGTAACTCCttatttactggtttatggtactgaagTTGTCATTccagctgaggtagaaattccttctttaaggattatacaagaagccgaacttagtgatgcagaatggataagaagccgctatgagcaactagccctcatagatggaaaaagaatgaatacagtatgtcacggtcagctttatcataaTAGAAtatctagagctttcaacaaaagggtcagaccAAGATAATTcgcactggggcagctggtgctaaaggatcttcccgcatcaggatgaagccaaagtGAAATTTTCACCTAATTgacaaggtccttacatggttcatccggtgttaacaggaggagcactcatacttgcagaaatggatggagaagtttggccaaaacctatcaattcagatgcagtcaagagatactatgtttagattgtttacattcaTTCATCTAATGTAACTTAACTATGCTtgacttgattcccatttaagaggggatacgtaggcagccttgtgggttcggtcacatcttaataaaatctacATTTCCCCAGAACCagaaactgggcagaattttgaggaggaccctcaaaattccggaacaAGTCTAGCCGATGCCATCATAAGCAAGACAGTCAGAAATCGATTaagtaactggggcagaattttgagaaggattctcaaaattttggagtAGATCCAATAAACTTCATTGCACGCAGAACGACCGAAGGATCACATACCAAACTGggccagaattttgaggaggaccctcaaaattctaacgcGAAGAAAGCCGCAATGTCTCTAAAGTGTCGCAaccattagttcatctaatttacttaaTACTATGTACCACTATGTTTCATAAAATGATTCTATTTCATCGATAAATGaacattttcaaaaaatttatttctGTGCCAGCCGGGTGTTACCCAAGGCAACTCGAATAGGGCCTCTAGAGCAAAGCAagcagacaaaggcacgaaccaacctcccctacaaaactcatgatttttctttggatgcaggaacaaGGAATAACTACAAGAAAATGCATCTTAAAACCATTAGCTTCATAACAACCGGACCACCGAGCGCAAATATATCtctagctaagaaatattctgctCCTATTTCCTATTTGTCcgctgcataaggctaagcatcgccttctctttgcatgaggctaagccttgcctccatatttgcacaaggctaagcattgccttctctttgcatgaggctaagccctgccttcgTATTTggataaggctaagcattgccttctctttgcatgagactgaccctatctcaaatcttgcatgaggctaagccctgcctccgtatttgcataaggctaatcattgccttctctttgcataagactaagccttatcaaatcttgcatgaggttaagccctgcctctatatttgcataaggctaatcattgccttctctttgcatgagattaagccctgtctcaaatcttgcatgaggctaagctctgccttcctaTTTGCGTAAGGCTAAgaactgccttctctttgcataagaCTGAGACCTGTCTCACATCtcgtatgaggctaagccctgcctccttatttatgaggctaagcactgccttctcattTGACTAAGCTTTGACTCCCTCTGCATAGGTGTTGCTCTATTCTAAACTTTGCATTATCTTTTTCTCTCGGGGCTAAGCTCTTCCCCCAAACTCTgcacaagactaagctttgtcttttTATTGCCTTTGGTACCATGTCTCTGCACTTCATAGGCTGGTGTAtagccaaattgtccaaaggcatcatagtccgaaggcatcatcctcatagcttgaagacaccatgtcatggcctgaggatctctcaatactgcacatcatttttcaaatgagtcatggttcagaggaaccattctcatggcccgagaacatcatttcatggcctgcgaatcccttatctcatgattcatggcctaagacgtcatggtctaagaACGTCATCCTctctgtccaaagacaacctttatGGTCCAAAGTGAATTTGTGTCATATTTAAATTATCGATGTAATCTACATACTTGCATGCATTGTGTTTCAAGTTTTGCAGGAAATCCAGGAGGTAACTATTCTTCAAATAGGAGCAACATTCGCTCTGGTTTCTGCTCATACCATTTACACCTTGCCATCATTTCAAATATAGCCGATTCCCATCAATTGCTCGCCTTCACTCCATGAATGTTCAGATACCTGCCCTATGATACATCCGTTACGATTCAGAATCGCCATTATAACTCCGCATAAAGCCAtccgatattatccttcccaAAAGAACCCTTTCAAAAACATATGATTATTCCTGTAGCAATTCAATCGgtttcattcaccgttgggtccagaattacacatgacctgattcctgtaaagccagggatatgtaggcagctcaaagaccagggtgtggcctatatttttcaaaatacccattcggtcaaaatcagtcatcatttctttacccgataactctttcattcttcccgggtaAAAAGGGACaactgttgatatccaatttttccctcatatatttttaaatacatatatatttttaaaatagtgcATGAATATCAACcagtatttttccttaattttctgTAATTTTAAAAAGGATTTTAGTTAATTTAATCcagcattttattatctaaattattattaattgcatcacaaataattttataatgatttattacttgatttttgatcatttatatttataataAGATTtaatcattttatgcataaatataTTTATATCTTTAGGCTATAATTTTGCAAcaactttgcaataatagcccttatatgcataattatattatttacgtgaaaaatgatcttttatatttttataataataagaaattattttaaatcatttacaTGCATAAATCATATTTTTGTCATTAATTAgctattttataaattattttatcaaattaattgggtatttaacatatagcctcttttaatttgattttcgaaccccaacccaattaaattAACCCATAACCCTGATCCATACCCGCCCCAAACTAGGTTCAATCCTATCCGTCGATCTCAAAATATCAACGGTCAAGATTTACATTCCTTTTTTAATATAccaaaacccccaaaccctacccaTTTTCCAAACTCCGATGCCCCTGAATCCCttcctcctctcttctctctcaccCTCCTCCTAACCCTAACCCACCATCACTAGAATCCCTTCGATCCATGGGTTTCTTCTTCGATTCTAGGCCTTATCCGGCCTCCTATATCTACAGGTTGTTCAACTTCCATGTTATTTGAAGGAATCTCAAAGAGATTCGACATAGACTTggttcaaatccctaattttctcgATGAATCCATATGTGTTCATTCCGATGTTTGTGAGTATTGATATCTTCGTGTTTATGGcttcaaatctctggttcaaaccAGATTTTTCTCATCTCTGTTTATTTTTTACATAACCTAACTATTTCTAGCTAAATCCATtcagatctctttagatctgaaATGGTTTGAGTTTGTTTGTTACTTTTCCTTTAAGATTACTCCGTTTTTAATGCTATTATCTACCGATTTCACTTTTTCCTAAAAAAACTAGGGTTTCATCTTTTTAAGTTTctgtaaatattttaaaatgcCTAAAGGCTCAACTCCGGCCTTTCTTCTTCACTGTCTGACTAGTTTCTTTGCTTGATGTTTCATCTCTGTGTTTCGATATGCTTAAAGTTTTCCGCTATTTGATTATTTATCTCACTGATCTTGCCTGCTCACTTCGGCTCTGTCAATTAAACTGAGTAATTGATTTATTTGCCTAATTAGGGTTagaaattatatttttcttttaaaaattggtaTATCTCTGAGATTTTTACTTATTCTTTCCTTATATGTGATTCATAATTGGCACTACTTTCCTTAATTATATTACTAGCTTGATTTCTGGGCTTTGATTATTGTGACCGACTATAAATGGTCTTTGGACTTATTGCTTACCTTATTAAACCTCAATTCTGTCCGCTAATTGATTTCCTATGAGATTCTCTTTAATTTAAGTGACATTTTCGGGATTCTATCCTCTTAATTGATTGATGTTTAGCCCTAATTAACTGGTTAATTGATTTTGCATACCTTATTTGTATGCCCTTGATTTTCCTACCTTACTTGTTTACTCTACTATATGCTATATAATCCTTTCACCattctgattttaaaagataCATCTACACTTACGAGCACGCGCTGAGATACACAAGCTCACTTACACTTACACTTACACTCACACAACTTGAGTTCTTTCTATCACTCTAATTCGCTGTATTGTCTAGTCGACTGAAAGCCAAGGTTAGACTCTCGGATTCCAATTCCCTTCACTTTCCTATTTACTTTCTCCCTAACTGGTATGCCCTAATTCCTGTTATCTTGTTCTATTCTATATGCTTATGTAGTCAGTTTTATCACATACCTCAATATGCTTTTGTTTGGTACACTATTCCTGACCATCTCTTTCTCAACTGTTATGCCTtagttcttgttgtcttgctctGTTCCATGTGATTATATGATTAGTTTACTTCAAACTTCTATATGCTTTTGTTTGCCATATATTTGCATTCTTCCTGACTAGTATGCCTTAATTCTTGTTAACTCACTCTGTTCTATATGCTTGTGTGGTTAGTTTACCTTAGCATGTCTAGCCCATGATTTCTATTTACTTCTTTCTAGATTAGTATGCTTTAGTTCCCGCTACCATGTGTTATGTATTTGTTTGCTTGGTTATTTCAAACTTCAGCATGTTTCAGTTCAATATACGCCTATATGGTCCCACCTAGTGATAATTAATAGACTAAATAGTCTTTAGCAATGTGAAATCTTGATAGATTTAGTTGTATGCTCCCTATTCAGAATAAGTTTAGGTATTGCTAATATGTGTGGTCAATTTTTGTCTGTAGTTCAAGTATTTCTATCCTTGTTGTGATTGCTTTAATTCTGGTATATCATTTATGTCTGAACTAATACCAATCTGTTAAATATGGACTCTGTTCTATTTGTAGTCTTGTAACTTGAACCTATTTGTTCCTAAAAAGCAAGATATTTTCTAAAATTATCCCCTGCCCCTTACATATACTattttcaaacttctactcttaGCTATCTAGGTTCCTACCACatccagtgtgagcattgcctaggGTGCCTGAGACTTctttgaactctgacacattggagCTAGTTTCCAATCTCTTATGAATTCTGTGTTGAATGCATGGATtcagtgtgagcattgcccggggtccttgaggctttttgggaactttgacacactggaagTCTGGCTTAAGGTGTTGTGGATCTTGCTATTATTTCAAGACTGATATGCTGAAGTCCTGGCTTAAGGTTTATGTTGGGCCTGCTGAGGTTCCCTATAGTGTAATGAATAGCtttgtgtaattcattcatattggtctgtaataacgtAATAATCCTTGTAAAAATAGATATGAGGTTATTAGTAAATGCTGGGGAGGGATTTTTATATATTCTTGTCAGGTTCGGGTAGAAACCATGTATGTAGGTTGCTGTGATTATTTATGTGCATaccattagaaatcatgcctataggatcttgtcCTACTGTTTGAAATCGGGAGTTTCCTACTTGGCATcttagaaatcctgtttataggttgttttaataattttgcaTCAAGAACCCATATTTCCCGAATATTTTCAAATCTCAATATGCATTAGAGATCACGTATACAGGATCTTCCTTGTGCAAATTACTAAATTTGTATGACATTCTATTAATGTCTCTGcccacttagacatcatgcctataggaaataaaatataaaatcagttctgcacttagatatcatgtctataagaaacaaatataaaaatcagtttttcacttagacatcatgcctataggaaataacaCTAACTATCAGTTTCAttacttagaaatcatgtctatagggtaaTTAATTCTGTaaattagaaaccatgcctgtaGGATCTAAAAGATAGAATCTGCCTATTAAAATCGGTAACTCGTTTATAAACTGTAGTCTCTAATTAACAGTTTAGATACCATATTTATAGGATTCTACCGGTTATTACTTAGACAAACTAATAGGGTAATTAAAGAATTCTAGGCCTAAAAATGCTAATATCTACGGCCTAAAGATGCCCAGATTTAAGGCTtaataaaaatcagtaggcaaaactGATAGGTCCAAGTGCACGCCTTAGTAAATTGATATTATGTATTCTGTTTCTGCTCATTTAGATATTCTGTCTATAGGATCCTTAATTAAAGAAACATATTGATTTAACagcgtgcatttgttgtctacTTGTGGAGGTTAATATGAGCCCTTATTTGCTTCTTACATGATAGTTCTATCTAaattttgtttgtcgcttagttttctcaTTTTTAAGTAATGTAGGTGAGTCTAGAACTATCCAAAATAGAtatcctaaatacctccaggatTATAAGTAAGGGACAGGTAGTTCACGCATAAGGTACGCATTAGAAGCTACTAAAACACTTAGGTAACAAATGAAAGATAGTAATGGGGTAGTAAAGGAGAtaatgacctgtgcgctaatgctatgcgTAACACCCCAATTTGGGGATAGTTACCAAGTATTGCATGaaaatgatcctataggctaaaaacgTAGGACCCCTTTAATTTCTGTTTTAACGTAATTTGTCTAAATTGTTTATTTTCCATAAGATTAATTCGCTTaattgagtttggccgggacccaccattgtggacctcgaggggtgtctaacaccttcccctcaaggtaatttcgagtccttactcggtctctggtgatgtaaactaGTTTTATGGGTTAATTGTTTTAGGTGTCCTAACGcgccttaatccgttaggtgacgactcttcaaattccttaCCCGAtcccaaaaggaaaagagtcgTCACAAAAATATCGAAAccccgatttcacgagaaaaagggggcgcgacaacaccCACACTTGAAATAGGAAAGCACTGTTATAGATTTATGGGCCTTAGGGAATAGTCTGCACTTTGCAACATCTAAACTAAGAAGGCTTCACTGGATAACTTCATTTGTTCCTGCACTTATTAACAAGTGCATGTAAAATGAAACATAGGAGGACAATTTGCCCTACTATTTAGAAACAAGATAAAGGAATTTGCTGTAGTAAAACTAATTCTGGTTCGAAATAATAAAGATAACAAAAGTTTGCACTTCTAACTAAGAAGGCTTCCCTGCCCACGAAACAGACTCTGCACTTTATGAACTCACAAAACTAGTAATACCACTGCTAGTAAACTACATCTGCCAACGACTAAAATAAGAAGGCTTCCTTGCAACTAAACAACTAAACTAATAACAAAGTTGAAATTTTGGGCTATAGAAAGACAAAGTTAAAATTTTGGGCTGGGCAATGTAGGACTAGGAAGCACGAGAATACTTAAATAATTTGGTATTTTAGTATTTCGATCGACCGAAATATCAAAACCTCAATACCGAGGACCGTGCCAAAATACCAAAAAATTAATACTGAATTATATTGAAATAACGAATAAACCGATATTGAAATATTGAATTAATTTAGTCCGGTTCGGAATtcgatttttcagattttatgcccacccctaacctcaagtcctccaaactggcctaCCTTCACAATACAAAAATACATCTCGTACCTCATCCACGACTTCACTAGCTATTAGTGCGCAGTTAATACCGAGTGATCAGTATCACGTACAAGTTAATGGAAGGAAATCGAAGATATAAGCTTCAAGCTAAATCAATACCAcatgataaggaaagaaagaatgtgaagttttctagATACactgtagcctcccgaagataggtGTGGACGTCATCATAGCGATCCGCTGACTCTACTAGATATTTGCTCATGGCTTGTATAATCTATGAACCTAGAGTTCTGccaccaacttgtcacaacccaaaatccacctagtcgtgatggcacgtAACCCCAATATGCTAGGTAACTCAAACATAGAATAATGTAGCTCAATGAAAGATCAttaataacaaggaataaaatagCTGAATTCCATACAATTTTTTCAAGAAttagtagtacaagtcatgagccacaaAGATTATGATTTATAAAGCTGGTactaaaataaatacaacatctaTTTGGAATACAAATGAACAGAAGTACAAATCCTAAACTACCAAGAACAAGTGGTAGCTATATCAGGAAAGCATGTATATTTTCAATGCCAGCTTTTGTCATTCACAATAGCTTAGCTCCAAGCTTTGTACACAAgttgcagaagtgtagtatgagtacaactgaccccatctACTTAGTAAATATCCTGACttacctcggtgaagtagtgacaaggtATCAAGTCAAGGATACTCACTCTACATAACATGTACAGCTCATAACATATACGTGTAACCAACAACAATATCGAATGTAAGCAAGAAATACAAGTACAACCAAATAGTGCACATAGAGAAGATGTGCGCAGATCTCTTAACAGTTCAGGGTAGAAAGAAGATATGCATTTGATATGAGATAACACATCAACATTTGCATAAAGAAATGATATGCACAGGTATTATTCCAATTTAACGGCTCAACATATGGAGAAGATATGTGTCTAACATCATTAAATCATCAAAGATTGTATATTGAGAAGATATGCATAAAATATCAAATAATTCTCCACAGTGGCATATAGAGAAGATGTACATGGAATATTATATAATCCTTTTACAgttgcatatagagaagatatgcatgaaatattaaataatctttcaacaattgtATATAGAGAAAATATGCATGATTAAACAAGTCATGTCACACGGATCCACAAATAGAGAAGATAGTTACCGTGAATTATCTCACTAAGTAAGGCAGCATATAGAGACGATATGCACAGAAGTCATATATACAATCATAAGctagcatatagagaagatacGTAGTAAAATTCATGTATATATCTAAGGAGTTTGCATATAGAAAAGGTATACAAAATTCAACCACTAGAGAGTTTTCATAATCCGTGTGTACGTCATCAAGGAGAAACATGAAAGGACGGCCCTAGAGGAATGGATTCTTATCCACACGCTGCACACACAACTCATGTGCTGCTCTGACAAATCACGTGCCAATAATAACAACCGTACGGACAACTAACGTGCTATAAATAGAATACCGCACGGGCAATGCACATGCCATAATCATAATACCACACAAACAACTCATGTGCTTTCAATCTAGTCTATCACACAAAAAGCATATAGAAGAGTACATGTATACAGTCAATGAATATCAAATCACGTACTCATAGACGAATAAACATCATGCTATATTGTATGTTTGTACGAAATGTACAATTACAACTCAAGTTAGGCGGGTACGCCATACAACAACAAGATATCATGTTCAAATAGGGAATCAACTCCTACACATGACCTCTAGAAAGATTCACGAAGTTCATGTAGTTATACAAATATATAAAGCATGAAGCACAATATCCAAATCAAGGCATAGTACTACCTAAAGACTACTCTGGTCTCATAGTATCCATATATATGCTCGTCACCCCATATATACGTCACTTCTCATCCATTTCAATTAGACAAACAAAGTCATTTCCTAAGTGTTATTCTCTCAACTagattagacaagatacttatcTCATTCTAGCTAGTCTGAATCTCCAACATCACATTTCCATAAGAAATCACATCCAACgagctcaaatctagccaaacaTCAATCAAGGAGTCCACCAACTGCCATAGGAAACAATCTCAATCCATAAAGTCTCGATCGTCGATGAATTTTCAAAGATTTAACAAAAGTCAAGCCAAGCCTGTATGTCCGAAATTCGGAACCAATACCAAAATCTGATGACTAATAACTTACCGAGTACAAATTTATGATTAGATTCCAAAATTGAGTTTAAATCGGTACTCAGCTCCTTAAAATACACTCTCTTAAAGTGCAGTCAAAACCCCCAATTTCATCTCAAAAGTTCATGTTTTGGGTGTTAATAGTTCATGTAGATTCTCATTCttgaaataatataaaaaatgagtagaaatcacttaccccaTAGTCTTGTATGAAATCTCCATGAGAAATCGCCCATCTCCAagtatagggtttaaaatatGAGAAATGAGCTCAAAATTCCGAAATAAAAACTTAAATACACTCCCTAGTAATATCCTTCGTAAATGCGACCACTACCCTGCATTCGCGATGCACAAGCCAAGCTACTGACCAAAATATCCGGCGCGATCGCAGCCTAACCCTCATGATCTCGATAGCCAACATTCCCTTCCTTTGTAAATGCGAGCCATACCTTCGAGAATGCGAAGACAAAATCTCCCCTGCTAGCTCTAACTCCGCGCGAACGCGTCAGACCCTCGCGAACGCAGTATCTATGGAACCAATAGTATGCGAACATGACATATCCCACGTGAACGTGGAGAGCAATAGACCAAGCACCAAAAATACTCTTCACGAACGTGAAGCACACTGATACATGCTAAAAACTAGCAACTCAAACATCACAAAAATGATCTGAAACTACCCTGAATCACATCTGAGGCCCCCGTGACCCTGTCCAGTCATACCAAGAAGTTCAAAAAATATTATCCAAACTTATTTAAAGGATTGAAACATCATGAATAGCAGCGAAACTAAGTTTCGAAGATCAAAATTATCCTATtaactttcaaaccttcaaacTTCACCGAACATTTTCGAATCATACATAAACATCTCGAATCACAActaaactttgcacacaagtttcAATCAACTAAACTAACCTATACAATGTCTCAAAATCACAATAGGAGTCCGATAGCACTAAATtcaactcccggtcaaatttATGAACTCTCCAATTCTTCAAATTGTCAACTTTCGTCAAATAGAGTTAAAACCTTCTAGGAATCATTTTAGAACCTCGAAATACACACATTTTTTTAGGGTTTGAAGTGGAACAAGTGATTCAAACACAACCTGAATTGTTTGGCTTTCCCAACACCGATATGCGACCTATACTAATGTCTACAGAGCCTTTAAAAAGATATAAAAAGTATTATGATAGTGCTGGCAATAAGACTTCGGGTATACCTCAAAACGTGGtaataataagaaataaaaaaactAGTTCTAGGCATACTATCTAGtggatttttaaaaaataaaataaaaaatataacatTTGTTTAATCTATCTTAACCCAACTCATTTCATGCCAAGTAACCTTTGGACAAGTTGGACAATGAATTATTTATTGAttcaacccattttgacacaTCCAAATTCAGCTCATATCACCCATTTGCCACCCTAAATACAACACATTTGATATATAAATTCTTACTTAACTATGGGTAATTAACAAATATTCTCAATTTAATAGTATATGATTATGAAGGTTGACATATTTAATTTGGTGTAAAGGTGTAAATaaatactttcgagttattaggGGCAAGTGTACAGATAGCCATTCTCAGGGATGCTATTTAGATTAACcattgtgagcacctaatttttgataatatttaattttttatcacttcttctatgtaaatattttaggggttttaacctacaattgttagctttgttacactttttattatagggtaaaaatacaaaatttaaaaggtgaattattactattaatattattttatttttatttttattttaaaataataaaaaaattccgaaaaaatattaatttttttttaattttcaggagtgatttaaaaaataaga from Nicotiana sylvestris chromosome 12, ASM39365v2, whole genome shotgun sequence encodes the following:
- the LOC138883271 gene encoding uncharacterized protein, encoding MYFLDEVSFIGKDIAEAHYGWRMFFDGAANFTGVGIGAVLVSETGQHYSVSAKLRFPCTNNMAKYEACIMGLNLAINMNIRELLVISDSDLLVHQVQGEWATKNTKILPYLYHVQELMKRFTKIEFKHVPRIQNEFADALATLSSMIQHPDKTFHRSHPDENP